The following coding sequences are from one Devosia neptuniae window:
- a CDS encoding DUF1868 domain-containing protein: MSLAMISPDLQAFSHTHRPAAPYHLGQRYNRDGIFLPERGNTVVCHLQEGSDTERVLHAARQRYLDMPEARQLAFTAAESLHMTLFQGIIETRREPTYWPAGVPLDTPVDTMTELMLERLAPYAGGTAFAVEAVRALPTGLVVQGITEADRRAMAGWRNDLAALLGYRHPDHDSYEFHITFAYLIDWLDEAALPAWQDMLDDALAMIRVQAPVLELRTPAFCSFEDMNWFEELLPLG; the protein is encoded by the coding sequence ATGTCCCTGGCCATGATCTCGCCCGATCTACAGGCATTTTCCCACACGCATCGTCCTGCAGCGCCGTACCATCTGGGCCAACGCTACAATCGGGACGGCATTTTCCTGCCCGAGCGGGGCAATACCGTGGTGTGTCATCTGCAGGAGGGCTCGGACACCGAGCGGGTCCTGCATGCGGCGCGGCAGCGTTATCTCGACATGCCCGAAGCGCGCCAGCTGGCCTTCACGGCGGCGGAGAGCCTGCATATGACGCTGTTCCAGGGCATTATCGAAACCCGCCGCGAGCCGACCTATTGGCCGGCCGGCGTGCCGCTCGATACGCCCGTCGATACGATGACCGAGCTGATGCTGGAGCGGCTGGCGCCCTATGCGGGCGGGACGGCATTCGCGGTGGAAGCCGTCCGGGCGCTGCCCACGGGGCTGGTGGTACAGGGGATTACCGAAGCCGATCGCCGCGCTATGGCTGGCTGGCGCAATGATCTAGCGGCGCTGTTGGGTTATCGGCACCCCGACCACGACAGCTACGAGTTCCACATCACCTTTGCCTATCTGATCGACTGGCTCGATGAGGCGGCGTTGCCCGCCTGGCAGGATATGCTGGACGATGCCTTGGCCATGATCCGCGTGCAGGCGCCGGTGCTGGAATTGCGCACGCCGGCTTTCTGCAGCTTTGAGGATATGAACTGGTTCGAGGAGCTGCTGCCCCTCGGCTAG
- a CDS encoding group II truncated hemoglobin, whose product MAVPTLYEWIGGIEPLRRLTAEFYRRVPDDPVLAPVFAHMAADHPEHVALFLAEVLGGPALYSREHGGHPEMVRHHLGRHLSETMRRRWISLLLDTYTDLGLPADPEFASALVGYLEWGSRLAVINSVPGASVSEQAPMPKWGWGETGGPYIPKAD is encoded by the coding sequence ATGGCAGTGCCCACGCTCTATGAATGGATCGGCGGCATTGAGCCGTTGCGCCGTCTGACCGCCGAATTCTACCGCCGCGTGCCCGATGATCCGGTGCTGGCGCCGGTATTCGCCCATATGGCGGCGGACCACCCCGAACATGTTGCGCTGTTCCTCGCCGAAGTACTGGGCGGCCCCGCGCTTTATTCGCGCGAACATGGCGGCCACCCCGAAATGGTGCGCCACCATCTGGGCCGGCATTTGAGCGAGACCATGCGGCGGCGCTGGATCAGCCTGCTGCTCGACACCTATACCGATCTGGGCCTGCCGGCCGATCCCGAATTTGCTTCGGCGCTGGTTGGCTATCTCGAATGGGGATCGCGGCTGGCCGTCATCAATTCGGTGCCCGGCGCGAGCGTGTCCGAACAGGCACCAATGCCCAAATGGGGCTGGGGCGAAACCGGCGGTCCCTATATTCCCAAGGCCGACTAG